A region from the Gemmatimonas sp. genome encodes:
- the tatC gene encoding twin-arginine translocase subunit TatC — translation MSSSNSVEMPFLDHLEELRWRLFKCAVAIAIGVGVAFALLYTKQVDIIAFLSQPIQPYLKQPLMVTHVSDLFDIVMDASITLGLIAASPVLAWQLWGFLSPALYGHEKKAVIPALIGAAVLFLAGMALSFFYVLPVTLSFFMSFQSGSVQIMQTVDQYVSFVISMCLAFGAIFELPIVIALLSAMGIVQPQYLSKFRRHAFLGCIVAAALITPGSDPTSLIALTIPLYLLYEVSITVSKFISRRRERRIAAGDE, via the coding sequence ATGTCCAGCAGTAACAGTGTGGAAATGCCGTTCCTCGATCATCTCGAGGAACTGCGCTGGCGGCTTTTCAAATGTGCCGTAGCCATCGCCATCGGCGTTGGCGTCGCCTTCGCGCTGTTGTATACCAAGCAGGTCGACATCATCGCCTTCCTGTCGCAGCCGATCCAGCCATATCTGAAGCAGCCGCTCATGGTGACCCACGTGAGCGACCTCTTCGATATCGTGATGGACGCCTCGATCACGCTGGGGCTGATCGCCGCGTCGCCCGTGCTGGCCTGGCAACTCTGGGGATTCCTCTCCCCCGCGCTGTACGGCCACGAGAAGAAAGCGGTGATCCCGGCGCTGATCGGGGCCGCCGTGCTCTTTCTGGCCGGCATGGCGCTGTCGTTCTTCTACGTGCTGCCGGTAACGCTCAGCTTCTTCATGAGCTTTCAGAGTGGCTCCGTGCAGATCATGCAGACGGTCGATCAGTACGTCAGCTTCGTGATCTCGATGTGCCTGGCGTTCGGCGCGATCTTCGAGTTGCCGATCGTGATTGCGTTGTTGTCGGCCATGGGTATCGTGCAGCCGCAGTACCTCTCCAAGTTCCGACGCCACGCGTTTCTAGGGTGTATCGTCGCGGCCGCGCTGATCACGCCGGGCAGTGATCCGACGTCGCTGATCGCGCTGACGATTCCGCTGTATTTGCTGTACGAGGTGTCGATCACGGTGTCGAAGTTCATCAGTCGTCGTCGCGAGCGGCGGATTGCTGCCGGGGACGAGTGA
- the ybgF gene encoding tol-pal system protein YbgF — MIAAAALGLRHTLRSRVWRLVPLVALVATGGCFATRGDVRIVQSDISSLRAEILKNQLEQRDALTQTMRMLQVASDSLSKVSARTVSIQGDVRGEMRAIREQMLQVQTLLGQSQATIARLRSEIESRSSAPVAVPPAGTVPPVAPPTSGRTTLPAVDSAAARAPGPNQLYSDGRDQLTRGSSATARIYFQELLTNYPTSDYAPDAQFWIAESFAKEKNLPAADAAYAAVVSAHPTSAKAPTALYKRAQLVLQRGNTSQAKQLLEQVIARYPRSDEAELAAEQLKTLR; from the coding sequence ATGATAGCGGCCGCCGCACTCGGACTCCGGCACACGCTGCGCTCCCGGGTGTGGCGGCTTGTTCCTCTCGTGGCGCTTGTCGCCACGGGGGGATGCTTCGCTACGCGCGGGGATGTGCGGATCGTGCAGAGCGACATCTCATCGCTGCGTGCCGAGATCCTCAAGAATCAGCTCGAGCAGCGCGACGCATTGACGCAGACCATGCGCATGCTGCAGGTCGCCAGTGACTCGTTGTCTAAGGTGAGTGCGCGCACCGTCAGCATTCAGGGTGACGTTCGCGGTGAAATGCGCGCGATTCGCGAACAGATGCTGCAGGTGCAGACGTTGCTCGGGCAGAGTCAGGCGACGATCGCCCGACTTCGCTCGGAAATCGAATCGCGCAGTTCGGCACCGGTGGCCGTGCCGCCCGCCGGAACAGTGCCACCCGTCGCACCACCGACCAGTGGACGTACGACGCTGCCGGCGGTGGACAGTGCGGCCGCCCGCGCCCCCGGCCCGAACCAGCTTTACAGCGACGGGCGCGATCAGCTCACGCGGGGCAGCAGTGCGACCGCGCGCATTTACTTCCAGGAACTGCTCACGAACTATCCGACGTCGGACTACGCGCCCGACGCGCAGTTCTGGATCGCCGAATCGTTCGCCAAGGAAAAGAATCTGCCGGCCGCTGACGCCGCGTATGCCGCCGTGGTGAGCGCCCATCCCACGTCGGCAAAGGCACCGACCGCCCTGTACAAGCGAGCGCAGCTGGTACTGCAGCGGGGAAATACGTCGCAGGCCAAGCAGCTGCTCGAGCAGGTGATCGCGCGCTATCCGCGCAGCGATGAGGCCGAGCTCGCGGCCGAACAACTCAAGACGCTGCGCTGA
- a CDS encoding OmpA family protein — MMRVSRLTLVLVSTTLVLGACRKKPVVAPQTETPPVAQPQQPTRPTTSAPTPRDTMENVRAMVAAARARLLETIYFEYDADELREDAKSNLDAKILVLNANPGVKIRVAGHCDERGSDEYNIALGRRRAESAKRYLTDRGIDASRIETASFGRERPDVQGTTEEAWSRNRRDAFEIIAGGDQLRAP; from the coding sequence ATGATGCGTGTGTCTCGTCTCACCCTGGTGCTGGTCTCCACCACGCTGGTGCTCGGCGCCTGCCGCAAGAAGCCGGTGGTTGCGCCGCAAACGGAGACGCCTCCCGTGGCACAGCCGCAGCAGCCGACCCGGCCAACCACCTCGGCGCCAACACCGCGCGACACGATGGAGAATGTTCGCGCCATGGTGGCGGCCGCGCGCGCACGCCTGCTCGAGACGATCTACTTCGAGTACGACGCCGACGAGCTGCGCGAGGACGCCAAGTCGAACCTCGACGCCAAGATCTTGGTGCTGAACGCGAATCCGGGGGTCAAGATTCGCGTGGCCGGCCATTGCGATGAGCGCGGCAGCGACGAGTACAACATTGCACTCGGACGTCGTCGTGCCGAGTCGGCGAAGCGCTACCTGACCGACCGCGGCATCGATGCGTCACGCATTGAAACGGCGTCGTTCGGTCGCGAGCGTCCGGACGTGCAGGGCACGACCGAAGAGGCCTGGTCGCGCAACCGTCGTGACGCGTTCGAGATCATCGCCGGCGGCGACCAGCTGCGCGCCCCATGA
- a CDS encoding cell envelope integrity protein TolA produces MSLSRTATGPTTLGRGIAFSAVVHLALVAAAIWWGTRAEAPRPPVYRVELVGAPPGPRQAGVVTPAAQPSAQAPDIAGAERVPEEKVIPKPSTAKKVLPSPKATPSTSRTKTAGSKTASPTASKATAAPKAGAGAQGGKGADVANLSIRGIDFPYPGYLQNIVRQITLNWTPRRVSASLVSEVKFTIRRDGSVMAIEVVKGSGDRIYDLDAMGAVEAVGSTRGFGPLPQGWTDDVLIVYFTFDYALRPN; encoded by the coding sequence GTGAGCCTGTCGCGCACGGCGACTGGGCCGACGACGCTCGGCCGCGGCATCGCGTTCTCCGCGGTGGTGCACCTCGCACTCGTGGCGGCGGCCATCTGGTGGGGCACGCGTGCCGAGGCGCCGCGTCCGCCGGTGTACCGCGTAGAGTTAGTGGGTGCACCGCCTGGACCGCGACAAGCCGGTGTGGTGACTCCCGCCGCGCAGCCGTCGGCGCAGGCCCCGGATATCGCTGGCGCCGAGCGTGTGCCGGAAGAGAAGGTGATCCCGAAGCCCTCGACCGCCAAGAAGGTTTTGCCGTCGCCCAAGGCGACGCCCTCGACATCGCGCACCAAGACGGCGGGTTCGAAGACCGCATCGCCGACCGCGTCGAAAGCCACTGCGGCGCCTAAGGCTGGTGCTGGCGCGCAGGGCGGCAAAGGGGCGGATGTCGCGAACCTGAGCATTCGCGGGATCGACTTTCCGTATCCCGGGTATCTGCAGAATATCGTCCGGCAAATCACGTTGAACTGGACGCCGCGCCGTGTGTCCGCATCGCTCGTGTCGGAGGTGAAATTCACGATCCGTCGCGACGGCTCGGTGATGGCCATCGAAGTCGTGAAGGGATCGGGTGATCGTATCTACGATCTCGATGCGATGGGTGCGGTTGAAGCGGTTGGTTCCACGCGCGGATTCGGCCCGCTTCCTCAGGGATGGACGGACGACGTGCTGATCGTGTATTTCACGTTTGACTATGCCTTGCGACCCAACTGA
- a CDS encoding biopolymer transporter ExbD codes for MRRGRRRERAGVNAEINVVSLIDVMMLLMIIFMITAPIMQGGVDIALPTADVAPLEPKNGLVITVDRRGQIFIDETKLSFDEFAGSIKALSDKKGGGGVYLRADEAVPYGTVVRIVAAMKAKGITDVGLVAEPDGDR; via the coding sequence ATGCGCCGCGGCCGCCGTCGGGAGCGCGCTGGCGTGAACGCTGAGATCAACGTGGTGTCGCTGATCGACGTGATGATGCTGCTGATGATCATCTTCATGATCACTGCACCGATCATGCAAGGCGGCGTGGATATCGCGCTGCCGACGGCGGATGTCGCGCCGCTGGAACCGAAAAACGGACTCGTGATCACGGTCGATCGGCGTGGGCAGATCTTCATCGACGAGACCAAGCTCTCGTTCGACGAGTTCGCGGGAAGCATCAAGGCGTTGTCGGACAAGAAGGGCGGCGGTGGCGTGTATCTGCGTGCCGACGAGGCCGTACCGTACGGGACCGTGGTGCGCATCGTCGCCGCGATGAAGGCCAAGGGCATCACGGATGTCGGGCTCGTCGCTGAACCGGACGGCGATCGGTGA
- a CDS encoding MotA/TolQ/ExbB proton channel family protein yields the protein MTAVVGLFAALQLASEKDALPSSMLGMLINSDPVTKSVLALLVVLSLISWAIMFSKWRGFKTAETNGRAFVADFERARGMDDAMLCAQRAKPSAFTAVFARAVSFLNDTKPALGATNDRTARLSGSQVEALRLVLDAEGSKAREDLGQYIPWLATVGSVSPLIGLFGTVLGVIEAFVGIGQKGSGNIQAVAPGIGTALMATAAALAVAIPAAFAYNVFASRLNRFDDALEGFGSELIALMVREGRI from the coding sequence GTGACGGCGGTGGTCGGACTGTTCGCCGCACTGCAGCTGGCGAGCGAGAAGGACGCGTTGCCGTCATCGATGCTGGGCATGCTGATCAACAGCGATCCCGTTACAAAGAGCGTGTTGGCACTGTTGGTGGTGCTGTCGCTGATTTCATGGGCGATCATGTTCTCGAAGTGGCGCGGATTCAAGACGGCCGAGACCAACGGCCGGGCGTTTGTGGCCGACTTCGAGCGCGCGCGCGGCATGGACGACGCGATGCTGTGCGCGCAGCGGGCCAAGCCCAGTGCGTTCACGGCGGTTTTCGCGCGAGCGGTGTCGTTCCTGAACGACACCAAGCCGGCACTCGGCGCGACCAATGATCGCACGGCGCGGTTGTCCGGCTCACAGGTGGAAGCGTTGCGGCTCGTGCTCGACGCCGAAGGGTCGAAGGCGCGTGAAGATCTCGGGCAGTACATCCCGTGGTTGGCGACGGTCGGCAGCGTGAGTCCGCTGATTGGCCTCTTCGGCACCGTCCTCGGCGTGATCGAAGCGTTCGTCGGCATCGGCCAGAAAGGTTCGGGCAACATTCAAGCGGTGGCGCCAGGTATTGGTACTGCGCTGATGGCGACCGCAGCGGCACTCGCGGTCGCGATTCCGGCGGCGTTCGCGTACAACGTGTTTGCGTCACGCCTCAATCGCTTCGACGACGCGCTTGAAGGTTTCGGCTCGGAACTGATCGCGCTGATGGTGCGCGAAGGGCGGATCTGA
- a CDS encoding NAD-dependent epimerase/dehydratase family protein, protein MAKTVVVTGGAGFIGSHVADRFLAEGWEVTILDDLSSGREENIPSAARFVRGDITTPEAAALIRDGKFDVMCHLAAQIDVRRSVLDPVYDATRNILGTLNLMEAVRAGGHPTRTILSSTGGALYGDFDPPPSAESNSKDPEAPYGIAKLSIEYYLAYYGRVHGLDNVALRYGNVYGPRQDPHGEAGVVAIFCNRLLDGRALTVFGDGEQTRDYVYAGDVAGANFAAATVDLPPRGRLDARAFNIGTSIETSVNTLAETLRTVSSAHSPIDYAPARAGELARSALNTAKAQAVLGWTPKVTLREGLENTYRFFADRRARLEQQA, encoded by the coding sequence ATGGCAAAGACGGTCGTGGTGACGGGTGGTGCAGGCTTTATCGGATCCCATGTCGCGGACAGGTTTCTGGCCGAGGGCTGGGAGGTCACCATCCTCGACGACTTGTCGAGCGGACGTGAGGAGAACATCCCGTCGGCGGCGCGCTTTGTGCGCGGCGACATCACCACGCCCGAAGCGGCCGCGCTGATCCGCGATGGCAAGTTCGACGTGATGTGTCATTTGGCCGCGCAGATCGATGTGCGCCGCAGTGTGCTCGATCCCGTCTACGATGCCACGCGCAACATTCTCGGCACGCTGAACTTGATGGAAGCCGTCCGTGCGGGCGGCCATCCCACTCGCACCATTCTGTCGTCGACGGGCGGCGCGTTGTACGGCGATTTCGATCCGCCGCCGAGCGCCGAATCGAACAGCAAGGATCCCGAAGCGCCGTACGGCATCGCGAAGTTGTCGATCGAGTACTACCTCGCGTACTACGGGCGCGTGCATGGACTCGACAACGTCGCGCTACGATACGGCAACGTGTACGGTCCGCGTCAGGATCCGCATGGTGAAGCGGGCGTGGTGGCGATCTTCTGCAACCGCCTACTTGATGGTCGCGCGTTGACGGTATTCGGCGACGGCGAGCAGACGCGTGACTACGTCTACGCCGGTGACGTCGCCGGAGCAAACTTCGCAGCGGCGACCGTCGATCTTCCGCCGCGTGGCCGTCTCGATGCTCGCGCCTTCAATATCGGGACGTCAATCGAGACGTCGGTGAATACGCTGGCGGAAACGTTGCGTACCGTCTCGTCGGCGCATTCGCCGATCGACTACGCGCCAGCGCGAGCCGGTGAGCTCGCCCGCTCCGCACTGAACACCGCGAAGGCACAGGCCGTGCTGGGTTGGACGCCCAAGGTCACGTTGCGCGAAGGACTTGAGAACACCTATCGGTTCTTCGCCGATCGTCGTGCGCGCCTGGAGCAGCAGGCGTGA
- a CDS encoding LysM domain-containing protein: MRAANQPQSSTAIESHRALQPVYRIFVALLSTLALLLVWRPTVVHGQEAEGRIVSASDSTLDQIKDSATTTHVVRAGETLWGIAARFYGDGHQWPALAKRNRISTTGPAPLQVGMRLSVPASPTVRGAKAAAMAAAPADSTVPSVALAKAGEGTLPPPPPARPSGSLSAQTAGKRNAAAGAGAAKGRAPAAAAKSAAVAAIDTVTKASVEADTSRVNFQPQHSSELMMSRKGTRIGLVDLETQEASRKSSEVETVFHRDLPDAAEAERRTRAVLRPNTPAPRQAEFDAAPFVVLQSELAKSGSILKRVGSPATAESGYPQRAIMTDQIEVRPPAGVAYTVGQRLVAVTTPAAADKQSMIAIPAGIIEIVRVEAGKPVLAVLKRQSGRVEQGQRLLPSTGSSAPWLSVQKLAEPDVKTSVRWIDPHELQPTLQSFLMLVAGTTQGVKAGDEFGLYRSGTKEQPSQESLVATVRVVRSESGGSSAVIMRQYQSDIGVGLAARRVAKAP; encoded by the coding sequence ATGCGCGCTGCAAACCAGCCGCAGTCGTCTACGGCCATCGAATCCCACCGGGCGTTGCAGCCGGTGTATCGCATTTTCGTGGCACTGCTGTCGACGCTCGCTCTCTTGCTCGTCTGGCGTCCTACCGTCGTGCACGGTCAGGAAGCAGAGGGTCGTATCGTGTCGGCTTCCGATTCGACGCTCGATCAGATCAAGGATTCTGCCACGACGACGCACGTGGTGCGGGCCGGCGAAACCCTCTGGGGAATTGCCGCGCGGTTCTACGGCGATGGCCATCAGTGGCCCGCGCTCGCGAAGCGCAATCGGATCTCGACGACCGGGCCGGCTCCGCTTCAGGTTGGCATGCGGCTCAGCGTTCCAGCGTCGCCCACCGTTCGTGGCGCGAAGGCGGCCGCGATGGCGGCGGCACCGGCAGATTCCACGGTGCCAAGTGTTGCCCTAGCCAAGGCGGGTGAGGGCACGTTGCCGCCTCCGCCCCCGGCTCGCCCGTCGGGCTCGCTGTCGGCGCAGACCGCCGGTAAGCGCAATGCCGCGGCCGGAGCTGGCGCCGCCAAGGGTCGGGCCCCCGCTGCCGCCGCCAAGTCGGCGGCCGTGGCGGCGATCGACACCGTTACGAAGGCGTCCGTCGAAGCGGATACATCGCGGGTGAATTTTCAGCCGCAGCATTCGAGCGAGCTGATGATGTCGCGGAAGGGAACGCGCATTGGTCTGGTCGATCTCGAGACGCAGGAAGCGTCGCGCAAGAGCAGTGAAGTGGAGACGGTTTTTCACCGCGATCTCCCCGACGCTGCGGAAGCGGAACGCCGGACGCGCGCTGTGCTTCGTCCCAACACCCCCGCGCCCCGGCAGGCCGAGTTCGACGCGGCACCGTTCGTCGTGCTGCAGTCGGAGCTAGCCAAGTCCGGTTCGATCTTGAAGCGAGTGGGCTCGCCTGCGACTGCGGAAAGCGGATACCCGCAGCGGGCAATCATGACGGACCAGATCGAGGTGCGTCCACCGGCTGGTGTCGCCTACACCGTGGGTCAGCGGCTCGTGGCGGTCACGACACCGGCTGCCGCCGACAAGCAGTCGATGATCGCTATTCCGGCGGGCATCATCGAGATCGTGCGGGTCGAGGCCGGCAAACCGGTGCTGGCCGTGCTCAAGCGGCAGTCCGGTCGGGTTGAACAGGGGCAGCGGCTCCTGCCGTCGACCGGCTCGTCCGCTCCGTGGCTGTCTGTGCAGAAGCTCGCCGAGCCCGATGTGAAGACCAGCGTACGGTGGATCGATCCGCACGAGCTGCAGCCCACGCTGCAGAGCTTCCTGATGCTTGTCGCCGGTACGACGCAGGGCGTGAAGGCCGGCGACGAATTCGGGCTGTATCGCAGCGGCACCAAGGAGCAGCCGTCGCAAGAGTCCCTGGTGGCGACGGTGCGCGTGGTACGCAGCGAGTCGGGTGGCAGTTCGGCGGTGATCATGCGCCAGTATCAGTCGGATATCGGCGTTGGTCTCGCCGCCCGCCGAGTGGCCAAGGCGCCCTGA
- the ssb gene encoding single-stranded DNA-binding protein, with amino-acid sequence MSRSLNKAILIGNVGSDPEIRTVGTGTRVAQFSLATSRNWTDQSGAKQEKTEWHRCVVWNSARGSGLADVVEKYVKKGEKIYVEGEIEYRQWQDKDGQTRYTTEIKVKELMLLGGRAGGGGGDEMDSAPRRTAAPAARPKTAAAPSAGKEEFGDFPGALEDEDDDLPF; translated from the coding sequence ATGAGTCGCAGCCTGAACAAGGCCATTTTGATTGGCAACGTCGGGTCCGATCCCGAAATCCGCACAGTCGGCACTGGAACGCGCGTCGCGCAGTTCTCGCTTGCCACGAGCCGCAACTGGACGGACCAGAGTGGCGCGAAGCAGGAAAAGACGGAGTGGCATCGCTGCGTCGTCTGGAACAGCGCACGCGGCTCGGGTCTGGCCGACGTGGTGGAGAAGTACGTGAAGAAGGGCGAGAAGATCTACGTCGAAGGCGAGATCGAGTACCGTCAGTGGCAGGACAAGGACGGACAGACCCGGTATACCACCGAGATCAAGGTCAAGGAACTGATGCTCCTCGGCGGTCGCGCCGGCGGTGGCGGCGGCGACGAGATGGACAGCGCGCCGCGTCGCACGGCGGCCCCGGCAGCGCGTCCGAAAACGGCGGCTGCGCCGTCAGCGGGCAAGGAAGAGTTCGGAGATTTTCCGGGCGCGCTGGAAGACGAAGACGACGATCTGCCCTTCTAA
- the rimI gene encoding ribosomal protein S18-alanine N-acetyltransferase, which yields MTTPLLAIRPTKADDVPAMASIEALAFSDPWPSRSFHELLVHPFSRMMTAVDASGGVVGYCIMLQAADEAEIANIATAPGMRRRGVGARLLDDAIAAGTDAGVAAMFLEVRESNAAARALYSSRGFAAVGRRRGYYRHPVEDALVLRRDAMASE from the coding sequence ATGACTACGCCACTTCTCGCGATCCGGCCCACCAAGGCCGATGATGTGCCGGCGATGGCGTCGATCGAAGCGCTCGCGTTCAGCGACCCCTGGCCGTCACGGTCGTTTCACGAGCTCTTGGTGCATCCCTTTTCGCGAATGATGACCGCCGTCGATGCGTCGGGTGGAGTCGTTGGATATTGCATCATGCTGCAGGCCGCCGACGAGGCGGAGATCGCCAATATTGCGACGGCCCCTGGGATGCGCCGACGGGGGGTCGGGGCCCGGCTGCTGGACGATGCGATCGCGGCGGGGACTGACGCCGGGGTCGCCGCCATGTTCCTTGAGGTGCGCGAGTCAAACGCAGCCGCTCGCGCGCTCTATTCGTCCCGTGGATTTGCGGCCGTCGGGCGCCGCCGAGGGTACTACCGACACCCCGTCGAGGACGCCCTTGTGCTGCGTCGCGACGCCATGGCGTCCGAATAG
- the tsaB gene encoding tRNA (adenosine(37)-N6)-threonylcarbamoyltransferase complex dimerization subunit type 1 TsaB, giving the protein MSARVFPQESLAFPSARLLVLESSTTAGSVALIADGALVAMHPVAMGAGREDQLFPAVQALLKAADMQPQHLTGVVCGEGPGSFTSLRIAASLAKGLAHGASLSLFAVSSLLLAAADASDALPAGPAVVHGDALRGERYVLDVRFDENRRVQAQSALQRMTLEQLDMHVAGRPRLAVLSSPVAELETQVVTPWSAHLLRVVPHAWTRVVPLESWEPQYGRLAEAQVKWEASHGATLPSLGVS; this is encoded by the coding sequence ATGTCCGCACGCGTGTTCCCTCAAGAGTCATTGGCGTTCCCGTCTGCACGGTTGCTCGTGCTCGAGTCCTCGACGACTGCCGGCTCGGTGGCGCTCATCGCCGATGGAGCGCTTGTCGCGATGCACCCCGTCGCCATGGGTGCCGGGCGTGAGGATCAGCTCTTCCCGGCGGTTCAGGCGCTTCTGAAAGCGGCCGACATGCAACCGCAGCATCTCACGGGCGTCGTCTGCGGAGAAGGCCCGGGAAGCTTCACGTCGTTGCGCATCGCGGCGTCGCTGGCGAAGGGGCTGGCCCACGGAGCGTCGCTGTCGCTGTTCGCCGTGTCATCGCTGCTCCTCGCGGCGGCGGACGCAAGCGACGCGCTGCCGGCCGGCCCCGCGGTGGTACATGGAGATGCTCTGCGAGGCGAGCGTTACGTCCTCGACGTCAGGTTTGACGAAAATCGCCGTGTGCAGGCGCAGTCTGCGCTCCAGCGCATGACACTGGAACAGCTCGACATGCACGTGGCAGGACGTCCTCGCCTAGCCGTGCTCTCGTCGCCCGTGGCGGAGCTCGAGACTCAGGTCGTAACACCGTGGTCAGCGCACCTGTTGCGGGTGGTACCGCACGCGTGGACCCGTGTCGTACCGTTGGAGAGCTGGGAGCCACAGTATGGGCGCCTGGCGGAAGCGCAGGTGAAATGGGAAGCGTCGCACGGTGCGACATTGCCCTCCCTCGGCGTTTCATGA